In the Novosphingobium sp. 9 genome, one interval contains:
- a CDS encoding UDP binding domain-containing protein: protein MVGTRDGTLSANVARLYAGIDAPTFVVGYREAEITKFVDNTFHALKVAFANELGRICDAEGVSAAQVHEIFVADTKLNISPYYLRPGGAFGGSCLPKDVRALTYLSNEAGAQTFVVDAIMRSNEAHKLFIFERSINGLAPGAKVLLNGLAFKKNSDDLRESPNVDLARRLLNAGYDLKIWDPQIKPDALTGQNLGYSFAHLPEMDSVMVWDKAELASAGFARVIDARGNAADLGLDDVDTLKVHDFH from the coding sequence GTGGTGGGAACCCGCGACGGGACGCTGAGCGCGAATGTAGCGCGCCTCTATGCCGGTATCGATGCGCCAACGTTCGTCGTGGGGTATCGGGAAGCCGAAATCACCAAGTTCGTCGACAACACCTTCCATGCGTTGAAAGTGGCCTTCGCCAACGAACTGGGCCGCATCTGCGATGCCGAAGGCGTAAGTGCAGCGCAGGTCCATGAAATCTTCGTGGCGGATACGAAGCTCAACATTTCGCCGTACTATCTGCGTCCGGGCGGCGCTTTTGGTGGCTCCTGCCTGCCCAAGGATGTGCGCGCGCTCACGTACCTTTCGAACGAGGCCGGGGCGCAGACCTTCGTGGTCGATGCGATCATGCGGTCCAACGAAGCGCACAAGCTGTTCATTTTCGAACGGTCGATCAATGGGCTGGCACCGGGCGCGAAGGTGCTGCTCAACGGTCTGGCCTTCAAGAAGAACAGCGATGACCTGCGGGAAAGCCCGAATGTCGATCTGGCTCGACGCCTTCTGAACGCGGGTTACGATCTGAAGATCTGGGACCCCCAGATCAAGCCGGACGCGTTGACCGGGCAAAATCTGGGTTACAGCTTCGCGCATCTGCCGGAGATGGACAGCGTTATGGTGTGGGACAAGGCGGAACTGGCGTCTGCCGGGTTCGCAAGAGTCATCGATGCCCGCGGCAATGCCGCAGATCTGGGTCTGGACGATGTCGATACCCTCAAGGTTCACGACTTCCATTGA
- a CDS encoding oligosaccharide flippase family protein, which produces MKKHLQNFSYMFFVQVANYAFPLVTIPLVSRIFGPSNIGLINYVAAIVNYFALAVNYSFNYTGVRRLARGDTDAEKVFSAIFMSQVYIFSLCLVIFAAMTWMFDDLRNNMGLAWATFLTCLAMLFNQVWFLQAKGDFRTIALISFAAKAATFALILMVIRSPKDVVTYVLILNGAAVVSGLFGLIVVLRKYRIRLAIPPVSECLKMIGEDKILFFSAVSTSLYTSGGIVLLGAFAGVQEIGYYSSAQKLIDVIRTVALNPFFQILFPILSASVSRDREGALKVIRLYMPVFVLFSIGLLIGMLLFGKLMISVIFGQAFLPALPIFLVLSFGLIAVFYGLLVGGQVMLNLGYDRAFLNIQIVVSVASLIVNYFVLPRGGGMTTAIVWSTAEIVMSLSQVIFLKRAGVTLFERDAFRLASLRRLPGLLLRKGESHA; this is translated from the coding sequence ATGAAAAAGCATCTGCAGAACTTCTCTTACATGTTCTTCGTGCAGGTTGCGAATTATGCGTTTCCGCTTGTCACGATCCCGCTTGTTTCGCGCATATTCGGGCCGTCCAACATTGGCCTGATCAACTACGTTGCAGCGATAGTCAACTATTTTGCTTTGGCGGTGAACTATAGCTTCAATTATACCGGTGTGCGCCGCCTGGCGCGGGGAGACACCGATGCCGAGAAGGTTTTCTCGGCCATCTTCATGTCGCAGGTTTACATCTTTTCGCTGTGCCTCGTGATCTTCGCGGCGATGACCTGGATGTTCGACGATCTCCGGAACAACATGGGGCTGGCCTGGGCAACCTTCCTGACCTGTCTGGCCATGCTGTTCAATCAGGTCTGGTTCCTGCAGGCAAAAGGCGATTTCAGGACGATTGCCCTGATTTCCTTTGCGGCCAAGGCTGCCACCTTCGCGCTGATCCTGATGGTCATCAGGTCGCCGAAAGATGTCGTTACCTATGTCCTGATCCTCAATGGGGCAGCCGTCGTCTCCGGGCTGTTCGGCCTGATCGTCGTCTTGCGCAAATACCGGATAAGATTGGCGATCCCTCCCGTTTCCGAGTGTCTGAAGATGATCGGTGAGGACAAGATCCTGTTTTTCTCCGCTGTCTCGACAAGCCTGTACACTTCGGGAGGGATCGTGCTTCTGGGCGCTTTTGCCGGTGTTCAGGAGATCGGCTATTACTCCTCGGCGCAAAAACTGATCGACGTCATCCGCACTGTGGCGCTCAATCCGTTCTTCCAGATCCTGTTTCCAATCCTCTCGGCCAGCGTGAGTCGGGATCGCGAGGGCGCTTTGAAGGTCATCAGGCTGTATATGCCGGTTTTCGTTCTTTTCAGCATCGGTCTGCTGATCGGCATGCTGCTATTTGGAAAACTGATGATTTCGGTCATTTTCGGTCAGGCGTTTCTCCCTGCGTTGCCGATCTTCCTGGTCCTGTCTTTCGGCTTGATCGCGGTCTTCTACGGCTTGCTGGTCGGCGGGCAGGTCATGCTCAATCTGGGGTACGACAGGGCCTTCCTGAATATCCAGATCGTGGTGTCGGTCGCGAGCCTGATCGTGAATTATTTCGTGCTGCCACGCGGCGGCGGCATGACCACGGCTATCGTGTGGTCCACTGCGGAAATCGTGATGTCGCTCTCGCAGGTTATCTTCCTTAAACGGGCAGGTGTCACGCTGTTCGAGCGGGATGCATTCCGCCTTGCGTCCCTGCGCAGGTTGCCCGGTCTGCTGCTGCGCAAAGGGGAGAGCCATGCTTAG
- a CDS encoding glycosyltransferase family 32 protein → MLRRFAKLADALAIFAEKEGTLPVPQWLEINPGCAMPEEGYVVPKTIWMYWDSPEIPELVDVCRRRVQELCPDYRLHFLNAQTLGDYITLPEVRADLPKANYADLVRFALLAQYGGFWLDASVLLLTDLDWIVSRMRGQEAFLFYSDECTQDLSRPISENWMIAAPRHSPFMQEWLEEYSRCLASEDPKRYYSTLDNYEYHVQNLTKPEYLLPYVSAIVVLNRRRCNILYVSSASSGHYFNYKYRWNDLKIALRLLVRRRLDTDSLRLIKFNSTVRKASEWLIAKRLFRRNSEVGQHLRR, encoded by the coding sequence ATGCTTAGGCGGTTTGCCAAACTGGCCGATGCGCTGGCGATCTTTGCCGAAAAGGAGGGGACGCTACCCGTCCCGCAATGGCTGGAGATCAATCCGGGCTGCGCGATGCCGGAAGAAGGTTATGTCGTCCCCAAGACCATCTGGATGTACTGGGACAGCCCGGAAATTCCCGAACTTGTCGACGTGTGCCGACGGCGGGTTCAGGAACTCTGCCCCGATTATCGTCTGCATTTTCTGAACGCGCAGACTCTGGGAGACTATATCACGCTGCCAGAGGTGCGCGCGGATCTTCCCAAGGCGAACTACGCCGACCTCGTCAGGTTCGCGCTGCTGGCACAATATGGAGGATTCTGGCTCGATGCCAGCGTACTGCTGCTCACGGATCTGGACTGGATCGTCTCGCGGATGCGGGGGCAGGAGGCGTTTCTGTTCTATTCCGATGAATGTACGCAGGATCTGTCGCGTCCGATCTCCGAAAACTGGATGATTGCGGCACCTCGACACAGCCCGTTCATGCAGGAGTGGCTGGAGGAGTATTCCCGCTGCCTAGCATCGGAGGATCCCAAGCGCTACTACAGCACTCTTGATAACTACGAATACCACGTACAGAATCTGACAAAGCCGGAATATTTGCTGCCGTATGTGTCGGCCATCGTTGTGCTGAACAGGCGTAGATGCAATATTCTGTACGTGTCGTCGGCGTCGTCCGGTCACTACTTCAATTACAAGTACCGCTGGAACGACCTCAAGATCGCGCTGCGCCTTCTGGTCAGGCGCCGGCTCGATACCGATTCCCTGCGGCTCATAAAATTCAATTCCACTGTCAGAAAGGCCAGCGAGTGGCTGATCGCCAAGCGCCTGTTTCGTCGGAACAGTGAGGTCGGACAGC